CCGCTTCTAAACAAAAAGCCTTGATTTGTTCTAAATCAAGGCTTTTTGCTTTTCCCGGCCTTTTACTTCTTCATTCGGTTTTCGGTATTCGATTTTTAATCTCCATTTTTCCAATTCGTCATTCCCTTCGACTACGCTGGTTTCGACTAATTTTGACAAACTGGTTTCGACGGTTTCGACTACGCTGGTTTCGACTACGCTCAACCACCACAACCCCGCGCTTTCTTTTGTTACAGCAGTTTCGTAGCCCAGGCGTTTACGCCTGGGTTTACGTGAACGACAAGAGAAATATTGAGGGCATTTATGCCCTTCTCAGATAACCGATGAAATATTGTAAGGGCGTAAACGCCCTGCAAGAAATTGCGTGACCGCTTCAAGTCCCAGCCATGAATGGCGGGGCTACGGAGCCGTGGATGCGTTTGGTAAAATGCAGGAACAAGAAGGTTCCCATCTTAAAAGCAAATTTTCGATAGCAGCTGAATAGCTACGTTTTACTTCACCATTCGGTTTTTGTTTTTTTAAATTTTTGTTAAAGCTATTTTAATCCAGCTCTTCAGCCTCCTTCTTCAGCCTCCTTCTCCATCCCACTATCCACGTTATGTGTACTTTTGGCGACTAAAAAAATTGGGTAGCTGATGCCAGAAGTTGATTCGACAAAGAAAACCAAAGGAGTGCTTCATCCGCGCAAGCCACAGCCGGCAGCGGGGCCTCGCAACTACCGGCAATATCTGATCCGTCTGCGACGGCAAATGATCCGCAGCGCGGTGGTGATCATGCTCCTGGCAGTGGTAGCTTTTATGAACCGCAGCCTTATCTTCGACCACATCCTGCTGGCACCCAAAAATCCCGACTTTTTCACTAACGTGCTGTTTTGTAAAATAGGCACAAAGTTCAACATCCCCGATTTATGTTTTGATGCTTCGGCACTCAAGATTATCAATGTGAACATGGCCGGGCAGTTTCTCACTCATTTGTATGTTTCCATAGTTGCCGGCGTAGTGGTAGCGTTTCCTTATCTGCTTTACGAAATTTGGTCGTTTCTCTCTTTTGTACTTAGCATCAAAAGCCGGCGCGCCACGCTGGTCATTATGATAGTGGGTACTCTTTTATTTGTCGCGGGACTGCTGTTCAGTTATTACCTCATCGTTCCGCTCACCGTTAACTTCCTAGGAACCTATTTCGTGAGCGGGCAGGTGGCCAACCACGTGATGCTTGGCAGCTACATCGGCACCGTTGCCTCACTATGCCTGGGGGTGGCGGTCTTTTTCGAGTTACCAATCTTCATTTTCTTTCTGGCGCGCTACGGCATTGTGGGGCCAAAAATGCTTGCAAAACAGCGGCGCATCATGGTCGTGGTGATCCTGATTGTTTCGACCATCATCACCCCACCCGACGTCATCAGCCAGATTATGGTGGGCATCCCGCTGTTGGTGCTTTACGAAATCAGCATCGTGGTGGCGCGCAGCGTTTGGCGGAAGCCGGCAGAGTCGTAGCAATTTGGTTTCTTTGCACAGGTTTTTAGAATGAATTAAATGTAAATGGTGTCCGGGTAAAAACAATAGATTCTTCTCCGCCGGTTGGCGGATCAGAAAGACAAGGGTTTGCGATGAGTTGGAAGATGGAGGGCTTAGTCGGCGGCTGCGTCGCCGACTAAGCCCTCCCAAGAACCCTAACAACCTGTCATTCTGAACGAAACGCAGTGGAGTGAAGAATCTATTTATGAAAAATGATGTTTACCGGACAACAATGAATATCAAAAAAAATAAAGTGAAAGTACACCTCCCCAAACATCTGAAGACAGCGCTCAAGATCATCCTATCTTTGGGCATCCTGGCTTTTGTACTTTACAAAATCGATACAGGGGCGCTGTTGGAAGTTTTTGCACGGGTACAGCCGCTGTGGCTTTTGATGGCGCTGCTATTTTTTGCTTTATCAAAATACATTTCAGCTTTTCGCTTACGCAGATTCCTACACAACACCGGCATCGACATTAGCGCCAGCTTCAATCTGAAACTCTACCTGCTGGGCATGTTTTACAATTTGTTTCTGCCCGGCGGCATCGGTGGCGACGGCTACAAAATCTATCTGCTCAACAAACGATACGACGTAAAAGCGCGGAACATCTTCTGGGCTATCCTGCTCGACCGCGTCATGGGGTTGCTGGCGCTGTTTTGTCTGGCTGCTGCCCTGGCCACCGCCGCTACCCTCCCCCACTTTTACAAAACCTACTCCTGGCTGCTCATCCCGCTGGCCATCATCGCTTTTTATTTTTTTATAAAAATCTTATTCGATCGTTACCGCGACATTTTTACCATTACGTTGCTGCAATCCTTTCTGGTTCAGCTTTCGCAAATGGTTTCGGCATTTTTTATCCTGCAGGCAATCGGCGTAAGCGATGCCACAATCGATTATCTGTTTATATTTCTGATCTCCTCCATTGTGGCGGCGTTGCCCATCACGATAGGTGGCGTTGGCTCGCGCGAAATCACTTTCCTGCTGGGGGCGCAGGTGATGCAACTCAGCACCAGCAACAGCATTGCGCTAAGCTTGTTGTTTTATATCATCACCGCCCTGGTGTCGCTCACCGGAATTTATTACAGTATCAAAACCGAAAAATTAAAATAATTGGCTCTTTGGGATCATGATTAAAACTTTGCAAAAATATCCGCTCATTCTCTACGCCACCGGTGGTATTCTGTTGATAATTGCGCTGCTGATCAACCTAGGCAGGATTAACATTTTTATGGCTGTGGATGAAGCTACGCGCGGACTGGTGGCGCTCGAGATGATGATTTCGGGCAACTACGTTACGCCCACCATTTACGGCGACTTTTACTACAACAAGCCGCCACTCTTCCCATGGATTTTGGTTGTGTTTTTCAAACTTTTTGGTATGAGCGAAATGGTGCTGCGCCTGCCCACCGTGCTGTCGCTCATTGGCTTTGGTTTTACCATTTATTATTTCGTCTCACGCGAAATGGGCAAACAAGCGGGCATCATCACCGCTTTCCTGTTTGTCACTTTGGGGCGATTGCTGTTTTGGGAATCGCTGCTCGGCTACATCGACACCACTTTTTCGTGGGTAATCTACACCATGCTGATGGTGGTGATTTATCATTTCCGGCGAAAGCAATATCTGCAACTCTTCCTTCTCTCCTACCTGCTGATGACGGTTGGTTATATGCTCAAAGGCTTGCCAGCCATCGTTTTTCAGGGCATCACGCTACTGGTGGTTTTCATCTCCGAAAAGGAATGGCGCCGGCTTTTCAATTGGCAGCATGTGGCAGGAGCAGGCGTTTTTGTGGTGCTGGCGGGAGGTTATTATCTGATGTATCATCATTACAATTCGCTGCAAAATGTTTTCGCCACTTTGTGGAGCGAATCGACCAACCGCACGGTGGCCACACAAGGTGTGAGCCTCACATTGCAGCATTTGTACAAGTTTCCGGTGGAGATGCTCTACCATTATCTGCCCTGGACGCTGCTGCTGGTTTTTACGCTGGTGCGCGGATTTTGGAAAAAGGTTTTTCAAAATGGTTTCCTCAAACTAAGCCTGCTGGTGCTGCTTTTCAACCTCATCCCCTACTGGACGTCGCCGGATGTTTACCCCAAATACATCATGATGCTGGTACCTCTGGCACTGTCGGTTTTTGTATTTTTTTATTTAGAAAACAAAAAACAAAACAAACGACTTTCCTCAATAATGGAATGGGTCTTTTTTGGCGCTGGAATTCTGCTAACCATAGGCTACCTGGCGCTTCCGCTGATACCACAATTTGCCGACACGCCCGCCGCCAAAACCGTTGCCACCATTCTATTTGTGCTCTCGGCAATTTTGATGTATTTCTATTTCTACCTTCGCGACAAACGATTGATTATTTTTGCCATCGTGCTCATCGTGGGGCGCATTGCTTTTGGCTGGTATGTGTGGCCGCTAAGGGCTGAGCAGTTTGAAGTTTACGAAGAAGATGCCATCGAAGTGGCACAGATTACTGCCGATGAGCCTTTGCTTTATTATCACGCGCCCATGTTGCAATATGGAGCCACTTACGTGATGACGCGTGAAAAGCAGCAACTGATCCGGCAGGAGAAGCAGGAGCCGAAACCGGGAGTGTTTTACATCACCGACGACAACGGGCTGGCGCTAATCCGGCAAGAAAACCAAGTGGAAATATTTTATCAATATCCCAATGTGGAGGATGGCAGAAATCTGAATTTGATAAAGATCATGAAATGAAAAAAACGAAAATATCCATCATTGCGCCGCTTTATAACGAACAGGAAAATGTGGGGCAGCTCGCCGCCGAAATCATCGGAGTGATGTCGGCAACAGCCTACAATTACGAGGTGATCCTTGTAAACGACGGCAGTAGCGACGCCACCTGGCAGCGCATTGCTGATTTGCAGCAGTCGCATCCACAAATTACGGGTATCGATCTGGCAGGAAACTATGGCCAGACCATCGCACTTCGCAGCGGTTTCGAAAATTCTACCGGCGATATCATCATTTTTATGGATGGCGATCTGCAACACAACCCGGCAGACCTGCCACGGTTCATTGCGAAAATAGAAGAAGGCTTTGATATGGTGGGCGGTGCCAAAGTAAAACGCCCGGAGAACTGGTTCAAGAGCAGCTTATCACGATTTGCGCACTGGCTCATCCACCGCATCTCCGGCGCCGACATGACCTACTTCGGCGCCACCTTCCGCGCCTACCGCCGATACCTGCTCGAAGAGTCGAACATGATTGGCGACGCACATCGCTTTCTGGGCGCTATCCTGGCGCGAAAAGGCATCCGCCAAACCGAAATCCCTATCGAAATACGACAGCGGGTAGCCGGCACCAGCAGCTATTCGCTCAAGAAAGTTTATCTGGTGATCATAGATTTGATATTTCTAAAATTCACCATCTCCTACATGAACAAGCCCTTCAGACTCTTTGGCGTCACCGGTGGACTGATGTTCATCGTCGGACTACTGCCCACGGTGTACCTCGTCATCGGCTCACTGTTTTTCCATTTCCACCTGCGCATAGATTATCTGGTGGAGTTTCTGTTTTCGATCTTCGTCATGATCATGGGAATGTTGCTGGTGAGTTTTGGGCTTATTGCCGAAATTGGCATCTATAACTACTATGCCCGTGGCAACCACAGCCCTTACAGCGTCCGGCGCATCATAAGGGAAAATCATAAAAAACAATAAAGCAAACCACAAATAAGCCTCAACATCAATATTCAATAACCAAACCCGTCACGAATTTTTCCATTTTGATTTTCGGTTTTTAATTAAAAAGAAATAAGAATGACTGATAAACGCCTGATCATAAATGCAGACGATTTTGGATGGGATGAAGCAGCCACAGCCGGAATCGCGCATTTACTCGAAAAAGGGAAGATCAGCAGCACCACCATTTTGGCCAACTTCGCCACCGAAAACGATCTTGAAAAGGTACGTTCCATCGACGGAATCAGCACCGGCCTTCACATCAATTTGATCAATGGCAAGCCGGTGAGCCGACCGGAAGAGGTGGATACTTTACTCGATGCTGAAGGTAAGTTTTTGGGTGCTGGAAAATTGTACAAAAGGTTTTTGATGCGAAGGATAAATAAAGATCATATTGTGAAAGAGGTAGCGGCGCAAATCAAAAGCTTGCGCGAAAATGGTATCGACATCTCACACGCCGACAGCCACCAGCACCTGCATCAATTCCCCGGATTGGGAAAATGGATATTGCAGGCGGTGGCCGACAATGGAATCAAAAAAGTAAGAAACTGTCGTTTGACTCGTATTCATGCAGGACGCAGTGTAGTGATCGCACTATTTGCAGCAACAACATCACGCAATTTAAAACCTTTCCAACACCCGGATGCGCTGATAGCTGAGCTATCTTTTGGCAGCGATTATTCGGACGACTTTGCAAATCAACTACTGTCGTCCCATTTCCGCAAAGGTGATGTGTTCGAAATAATGACCCATCCGGCTACAGCCGACAAAACAGATTCGTACCTGCATCGCAAAGCAGAATTTGACTTTTGGGACACGCTACCGTTGAAAGAAATTTTGAGCGGGAATAAAATCAATATGATAAACTATCGCGAACTTTAGTTCTTTGAAGAGAAAAACCTCCTGAATGTTATTTTTAATTAAAAACATCCCCGCCGGCAACGGGTTTTCTTAACTTTGCCTACCTTATTGAAAAATGCATCATTCATATCCTTTCATTGGGAGAAATGCTGCATTAATTATTAGAGCTTTACATTTTAAATAAAGAAATACTGTAATGGATAAAAAGCAAATCGACCCAAAGATTATCGAAAGAGCCAACGTGTGGCTCACCAAGGATTACGACGCCGAAACCCGCGCTGCCGTGCAACGAATGATGGATGAGAATCCCGACGAACTCACCGAATCGTTTTATCAGGATCTGGAATTTGGCACCGGCGGCCTGCGCGGACTAATCGGCAGTGGCACCAACCGGATGAATAAATATACGGTAGGAGCCGCCACACAAGGGCTGGCCAACTATTTGAAAAAGGTTTATCCGAAAGAAAAACAACTTCGCGCTGCTATCTCATTCGACCCACGCAACAAAAGCGATTACTTCGCACAAACTACCGCCGACGTTTTCTCAGCCAACGGTTTCACGGTGTATCTGTTCGACGCGCTGCGCCCCACCCCGGAGCTTTCGTTTACCATACGCCATCTCAACTGCCACACCGGTGTGATGATTACTGCCTCGCACAACCCCAAAGAATACAACGGCTACAAAGCCTACTGGAACGACGGTGCGCAAATGATCCCACCGCACGACAAAAACGTGATCGATGAGGTAAAGAAAATACAAGTTAAGGATGTGAAATTTAAAGGCATCCCCGAAAATATACACATCATTGGC
The genomic region above belongs to Bacteroidales bacterium and contains:
- the tatC gene encoding twin-arginine translocase subunit TatC, encoding MPEVDSTKKTKGVLHPRKPQPAAGPRNYRQYLIRLRRQMIRSAVVIMLLAVVAFMNRSLIFDHILLAPKNPDFFTNVLFCKIGTKFNIPDLCFDASALKIINVNMAGQFLTHLYVSIVAGVVVAFPYLLYEIWSFLSFVLSIKSRRATLVIMIVGTLLFVAGLLFSYYLIVPLTVNFLGTYFVSGQVANHVMLGSYIGTVASLCLGVAVFFELPIFIFFLARYGIVGPKMLAKQRRIMVVVILIVSTIITPPDVISQIMVGIPLLVLYEISIVVARSVWRKPAES
- a CDS encoding lysylphosphatidylglycerol synthase transmembrane domain-containing protein, encoding MNIKKNKVKVHLPKHLKTALKIILSLGILAFVLYKIDTGALLEVFARVQPLWLLMALLFFALSKYISAFRLRRFLHNTGIDISASFNLKLYLLGMFYNLFLPGGIGGDGYKIYLLNKRYDVKARNIFWAILLDRVMGLLALFCLAAALATAATLPHFYKTYSWLLIPLAIIAFYFFIKILFDRYRDIFTITLLQSFLVQLSQMVSAFFILQAIGVSDATIDYLFIFLISSIVAALPITIGGVGSREITFLLGAQVMQLSTSNSIALSLLFYIITALVSLTGIYYSIKTEKLK
- a CDS encoding glycosyltransferase family 39 protein gives rise to the protein MIKTLQKYPLILYATGGILLIIALLINLGRINIFMAVDEATRGLVALEMMISGNYVTPTIYGDFYYNKPPLFPWILVVFFKLFGMSEMVLRLPTVLSLIGFGFTIYYFVSREMGKQAGIITAFLFVTLGRLLFWESLLGYIDTTFSWVIYTMLMVVIYHFRRKQYLQLFLLSYLLMTVGYMLKGLPAIVFQGITLLVVFISEKEWRRLFNWQHVAGAGVFVVLAGGYYLMYHHYNSLQNVFATLWSESTNRTVATQGVSLTLQHLYKFPVEMLYHYLPWTLLLVFTLVRGFWKKVFQNGFLKLSLLVLLFNLIPYWTSPDVYPKYIMMLVPLALSVFVFFYLENKKQNKRLSSIMEWVFFGAGILLTIGYLALPLIPQFADTPAAKTVATILFVLSAILMYFYFYLRDKRLIIFAIVLIVGRIAFGWYVWPLRAEQFEVYEEDAIEVAQITADEPLLYYHAPMLQYGATYVMTREKQQLIRQEKQEPKPGVFYITDDNGLALIRQENQVEIFYQYPNVEDGRNLNLIKIMK
- a CDS encoding glycosyltransferase family 2 protein, with the translated sequence MKKTKISIIAPLYNEQENVGQLAAEIIGVMSATAYNYEVILVNDGSSDATWQRIADLQQSHPQITGIDLAGNYGQTIALRSGFENSTGDIIIFMDGDLQHNPADLPRFIAKIEEGFDMVGGAKVKRPENWFKSSLSRFAHWLIHRISGADMTYFGATFRAYRRYLLEESNMIGDAHRFLGAILARKGIRQTEIPIEIRQRVAGTSSYSLKKVYLVIIDLIFLKFTISYMNKPFRLFGVTGGLMFIVGLLPTVYLVIGSLFFHFHLRIDYLVEFLFSIFVMIMGMLLVSFGLIAEIGIYNYYARGNHSPYSVRRIIRENHKKQ
- a CDS encoding ChbG/HpnK family deacetylase, with the translated sequence MTDKRLIINADDFGWDEAATAGIAHLLEKGKISSTTILANFATENDLEKVRSIDGISTGLHINLINGKPVSRPEEVDTLLDAEGKFLGAGKLYKRFLMRRINKDHIVKEVAAQIKSLRENGIDISHADSHQHLHQFPGLGKWILQAVADNGIKKVRNCRLTRIHAGRSVVIALFAATTSRNLKPFQHPDALIAELSFGSDYSDDFANQLLSSHFRKGDVFEIMTHPATADKTDSYLHRKAEFDFWDTLPLKEILSGNKINMINYREL